In Bernardetia litoralis DSM 6794, the genomic window GCCTAATCCTCCTCTTTTATGTCCTGATATCTTGCTCGTAAGATAGACATGCTAATTTTATCAGGAACTAAAATTGCCTCTGGAAAATCATCTTTTATAGCTACAAGTTGTCTTTGAGCTTCCAACTGGCTAATAAAATATCCTGCTTTTATTTTAAATAAAGGTTGTTCGTAAACCGACTCAGCTCTAAGCCCATGTCTAGAAAGTATATAACTTGCTTTATTTTTTACTGCATTTGCTTTATCGCTATCTGAACCCGTATAAAGTTGAATTCTATAACCTGGTAAAGATTTGAATTCTGAATTTTTTTCTGCTAAACGAGAAAGCAAAGCATCTACAGCTATCAAATCCGAAGTAGGTACATTCTTACTTCCTTGTGATATAGTTGTTGTTTCTGTGTTTTCTGTTTTATTAACTTCTTTTGTAGGAGCTTTATAAGTTGCTAAAGCCATTCTAAATGCTCCCAAATCTTCATTATACACAGAGGCTGTTGAAGATGTAGAAGGTTTTGTAGTTCCACAACTAGACAAACCTATTAGATAAACCAATGAAATGGATAGTAATAAGAAACGATATTTTATAATTTTGTTCACTAATTTTATACTTTTAGTAATTAAATAATACTGTTTTTTAAATAGAAAATGGTAAATTAAAGTTTTTATACATAATGTACGAAAAACTTTGATTTACCAAATTAACTGTTTATTTTTTCTTAAACAAATACAGTTCCTATTAAGTCAGCAAATTTGCGTTCACGTTGAGCAATTTCTTTTGAAGAAAGATTTTCTAAACGCTCTGTTCCAAATTTTTCAACACAAAAAGAAGCCATTGCCGAACCTTTGATTACTGCTTTCGACATGGTAGCAAAATCAATCGTTCCTTGTTGTGCCATATAACCAATAAAACCTGCTGCAAATGTATCACCTGCACCAGTTGGATCGAATACTTCTTCTAATGGAAGAGCTGGAGCATAATAAATTTTATCATCCTCTTCATTCATTTGGAAAAGAAGTGCGCCATGTTCTCCTTTTTTGATAATCACATATTTAGGCCCCATTGCATGAATTTTGCGAGCAGCCTTTACAAGTGAATATTCTCCTGAAAGCTGACGAGCTTCTTCATCATTGATAGAAACAACATCAACAAGTTTTAATGTTTTCATTAATTCTTCTAATGCAACATCCATCCAAAAATTCATTGTATCCATAACAATAAGTTTCGGACGTTTTTTTAATCTTTCGATAACTGTACGCTGAACTTGTGGCGCAAGATTACCTAACATCAGATATTCACAATCTTGATATGATTCTGGAATAATTGGGTCAAAGTTTTCTAAAACATTCAATTCAGTGATAAGTGTATCTCTAGAATTCATGTCATTGTTATATTTTCCTTTCCAAAAAAATGATTTTTCATCTTCTTTGATTTGTAGTCCTTCGGTATTTACGCCATGTGACTCTAACATTTTGATTTTATCTTTGGGAAAATCACCGCCCACTACGGCTACCAAATTGATAGGTTTGGTAAAATAAGAAGCGCAAAGGCTAATAAAAGTGGCTGCACCACCAATGATTTTGTCTGTACTTCCGAAAGGTGTTTCGATGGCATCAAAGGCAACCGAACCGACTACTAATAAACTCATATATACTTTTTGAGAATTACGAATTACGAATTAAAAATTACGAGATAACTGCTAATTACTTCACATCTTTAACTTAACTCTATTTTGAAAAAATTAAAGTACAAATTTACAAATAAATTTAGAAGGCAAAAATTAGAATATAGAATTAAAATCTAATTATCCAAAATTAAATCTATAAATCGTTTGTTTTAAATGTATCTCCTTGTTTAATATCTCCTGTTTGGTAACCTTTTAGAAACCATTTTTTGCGTTGTGCTGATGTTCCGTGTGTGAATGATTCTGGAACGGCATATCCTTGTGCTTGTTTTTGTAAACGGTCATCTCCGATAGCATTGGCAGCATTTAGAGCTTCTTCAATATCGCCTTCTTCCAAAATATCTTTCCATTTGTCGGCATAATGCGCCCAAACCCCTGCATAAAAATCAGCTTGTAATTCTAATCTAACAGAAAGCTCATTTTGTTTTGTTTCTGAAACTCGTCCTCTTTGACTATTTACATAATCACTTGCTCCAAGTTGCTTTTGAACGTGATGCCCTACTTCGTGAGCAATTACATAAGCTGCTGCAAAATCTCCTCCTGCACCAAAACGGTTTTGTAATTCATCGAAAAAAGTAAGGTCAATATAAATATCTTGGTCTGCTGGACAATAAAAAGGACCTGTTGCAGACTTGCCTGTTCCACAAGCAGTATTTGTTACACCACTAAAGAGAACTAATTTTGGTTCTGGATAATCAGCATTGAGTTCTTCTTTAAAAATTTTATTCCAAACATCTTCTGTTTCTTTCAAGACAACCGACGAAAACTGTCCCATATCGTCCTTAATTCGTTCATTAGAATTAGTAGTTGTGGTTACTTGATTTTCGGTTTGAATGGCAGTAGCTCCACCACCTTCCAAAAGAGCAGAAGGGTCGCCTCCTAAAAGCATGACAATAATAACAATGATTATACCTCCAATTCCTAGCCCTGCTTTTCCAGCAGTACCACCCATTCTACCACCACCACCTCCACGACGGTCTTCTACATTACTACTTCCTTGTCTTCCTTTCCAGCGCATAATTTTAAAAGATTTAAATTATAAAAAATTGATTTATCAAAATAATAACACTAAAATAAGAAATTTGTATTTAATTTTTTGTTTTTTTAGATTAACATTGAAAAAACAAGTTTTTTCAATGTTTGTTTTAGTTTTTGGACTTAATAAATTAAGCCTCTACGCTGTTTAAACGTAGCAATTTGATAAATCAAATTGAATTTTGAATAGGAAACATATTTCCTTAGAACAGCAAAGCTAATTTTACAACTACTACAAATACACAGTAGTTTTTTTTATTATTTTTTATTCCTTCTCACTCTTACAGTATAAGTAACAAGATATTGACCATCAATTTTAATATGAATATCATAATAACCTAGCTTTTCAAAAGTATATTTTAATTCCAACAATCCTTCTTTTGTTCTGCTAATAATAGGTTTTTTAGGGTATTTAGAAGAACCTGAACTAAGTTCTAGTTCTATATTGTGTGTTTGGATTGAATCGGAAGCTTCAAATAAAAAAATAATTTCTTCATTTTTAGCCACTTCCATTTTCATTGTTTTTGGTTGTAATGGAATAAACTGATAATTGAAAGCATATTTATAAATTAATGGTGCATTCAAAAATTCAGAAAGTGAAATTTTATCATCTAAAAGAATCCATTTTGTATCTAAAGGATAATGATTTTTGATAAATAACTCAGGTTCAGCCAAAAAATAACCATCATTATACTCTAAAATAAATTCATTTTTATCGATATTAAAAAATCCACTTGACCAAGTTGCATCGCAGAGATACCATTTATTATTAATTTCTATGGCATTCCATGAATGATTTGGAAGGCTACTTTTTTTATCTATATTACTAGAAGCAGTTTTTCCATAACCATTCACAGTTTATATCTGCCATATTTGCCAGTTCTCTGATCAAATAAGCATAGCCTGTACAAAGCGTTTTGTTTTCCTTGACTAATTTCTCAAATACTTTTGGCAAAAAAGATTTATTCCAATTATATAAAGCTAAACTGTCATTTTGTAATTGCTGACGTTTTTGTTTATTTTTGACATATCCCCAATAATCATTTTCAATGTTATTGCTTACCCAAGTATATATCGCTCTAAATTTTTCTACTTGAGAAGGTAACGAGTTTGTCAAATTATAAGAAAGTAAAGGCAAGTTTTTTAAGCTCTCGCCTTTGTAGTGATTTGCAACACTATCAGCTTTACGAAAATTGACATTTTCAAAATCACTTATTTGTGCTTGTACTTTTGTTTGTATGAGTGTAGTAATAAACAAGAATAAAATCCATAAAAATCTAATCATCTAAATAAACCTTTAAATTTTTGCCAAACTGTTTGTTTTGATTGATATACTTCATTGACACTTACTTCTCCCAAAAGTTCACAAGTAGAATATAATTCTACCTTCAAATTACTTGGAGTATTTTCTGTCATTTTTATTTCCTTACTTTCATAACCAATAAATGAAACTATAAGGATAATATCTCTGTGAGGTATAGTAATACTAAAGTTTCCATCAAAATCTGTAATAGTTCCTAAAGTAGTTCCCTTTATATGAATAGTAGCACTTGGCAAAGCTCCATACTCTGCACAAGTAACATTTCCTGTTATTGTAAATGGATCATTTTCAAGATTAGAATTTTTATCTTTCTTATTATTCTCTGTATTTTCAGATGTTTCTGTAATAACCGTTGGAGTGGTCTGTTGTGCTTGGCTTTTATTCATTGCTAGTATTGAAAGCAGTGAAAAACTCATTAAACCAATTCCTATTTTCTTTAAATTATATGTTCTTTTTGAAGGAATAATGGTGGAATAAGTCTTGAGTTGAGTTTTATTGAAACGACCACACGATTTTTTTTGATTATTTTGAAAATACTGTATAATCTCTTTATCAGTCATTTTGGTAAAATCTATGACTTCCTTCTGACAAGAACCACAAAAACCACCTGCTTTTGTAGCTTTAAAGCTATCAAACTTTGCTGAACATGGCTTATTAATGCCGAGAGTAATTTTTTGTTGCATGTTTTTTTTC contains:
- a CDS encoding SPOR domain-containing protein; protein product: MNKIIKYRFLLLSISLVYLIGLSSCGTTKPSTSSTASVYNEDLGAFRMALATYKAPTKEVNKTENTETTTISQGSKNVPTSDLIAVDALLSRLAEKNSEFKSLPGYRIQLYTGSDSDKANAVKNKASYILSRHGLRAESVYEQPLFKIKAGYFISQLEAQRQLVAIKDDFPEAILVPDKISMSILRARYQDIKEED
- a CDS encoding PfkB family carbohydrate kinase, whose amino-acid sequence is MSLLVVGSVAFDAIETPFGSTDKIIGGAATFISLCASYFTKPINLVAVVGGDFPKDKIKMLESHGVNTEGLQIKEDEKSFFWKGKYNNDMNSRDTLITELNVLENFDPIIPESYQDCEYLMLGNLAPQVQRTVIERLKKRPKLIVMDTMNFWMDVALEELMKTLKLVDVVSINDEEARQLSGEYSLVKAARKIHAMGPKYVIIKKGEHGALLFQMNEEDDKIYYAPALPLEEVFDPTGAGDTFAAGFIGYMAQQGTIDFATMSKAVIKGSAMASFCVEKFGTERLENLSSKEIAQRERKFADLIGTVFV
- the ypfJ gene encoding KPN_02809 family neutral zinc metallopeptidase — encoded protein: MRWKGRQGSSNVEDRRGGGGGRMGGTAGKAGLGIGGIIIVIIVMLLGGDPSALLEGGGATAIQTENQVTTTTNSNERIKDDMGQFSSVVLKETEDVWNKIFKEELNADYPEPKLVLFSGVTNTACGTGKSATGPFYCPADQDIYIDLTFFDELQNRFGAGGDFAAAYVIAHEVGHHVQKQLGASDYVNSQRGRVSETKQNELSVRLELQADFYAGVWAHYADKWKDILEEGDIEEALNAANAIGDDRLQKQAQGYAVPESFTHGTSAQRKKWFLKGYQTGDIKQGDTFKTNDL
- a CDS encoding carboxypeptidase-like regulatory domain-containing protein: MQQKITLGINKPCSAKFDSFKATKAGGFCGSCQKEVIDFTKMTDKEIIQYFQNNQKKSCGRFNKTQLKTYSTIIPSKRTYNLKKIGIGLMSFSLLSILAMNKSQAQQTTPTVITETSENTENNKKDKNSNLENDPFTITGNVTCAEYGALPSATIHIKGTTLGTITDFDGNFSITIPHRDIILIVSFIGYESKEIKMTENTPSNLKVELYSTCELLGEVSVNEVYQSKQTVWQKFKGLFR